The segment CGGGGCTTCCAGCAAGGAGGCATGGAATTCCACGCCGACCTGGTTCTGCCGTACCGGAATGAGTTCCAGAACATTCCGATGCATGGGCAGTTCCTTCTTGTCCAGTTGGAGACGCCTGATGAGGCTGTGCTGGGACGCATCGCTTCCTTCTCTTCGGAGGGCAAGCTGTCCTTCGGCTCCGGCGAGGAGTTCAATATTCGCGCAGTCCGCGAGG is part of the Acidobacteriota bacterium genome and harbors:
- a CDS encoding ATPase, which produces MAEIQLFPREQVVGIFRGFQQGGMEFHADLVLPYRNEFQNIPMHGQFLLVQLETPDEAVLGRIASFSSEGKLSFGSGEEFNIRAVRE